Below is a window of Leptolyngbyaceae cyanobacterium DNA.
GGAGAGGTTTATTGAATCAAAATCACTGCTTCTTGCACTTTGGTGGAAAGAGCTTTTTGCATACCTTTTTCGACCTTAGCAATTAATTCCTCAAAAGCGGCTTGATTAGCAGTTAATTGTTCTGCCAGAACTTTTTCTAATTCGGGTTTTACTTTATGGCAAATTTCGCCAATTTTACTATCGTTCAAAACATTAGAACGCATCCAACCGGGAATATCCAAATTTGTCTTAATGACATCTTTGACACCTTTTCGATTTAACTCCATCCCGGCGGCTAAAACGGAGGCACCGTACACGAGCGCGATCGGCCAGGTAAAATGTCCGGTTAAGATCAGAGTGACGATACTTGCCAAAGTCCCGCCACCAATCACCACATTGACGATAAAACCGACGGTATCGGCTAAAATAGCATCGCCAATTCTTAACTCTGGATTAACAAAAGTCGGATCGATTCCTTCCTCAAATCGCAAGCTGCTTCTAGGAATGTGGAACTGCTGACAAATCGGGTCGGTTTGAGAAGCTAATTCTGGTTGAATTTTGCTATTAAACCAACTAACGCATTTTTGATTAATTACTACTTGAGCTTGCTGACTATTCAGCCAATTTTCGGCCAGTTTCTTCATAGCCAATTCTAAATCTGCTAAAGTGCGAACTTTGTTGTTTTGCCAATCTTTCAAGCCAACTTTTACGGCATTTTCAATTAAACCATCAGCCAGGGGCTTAATCAACAAATTGATTAATTCGGGAATGTGTTTGGTAACTAATTGTTGAAGTTGATTTGATTCTAATAGTTGATTCACTTCTTTTTTAAATTCAGCAGCACGCAAATCCCATCTACCTACCCGTGCTAATCCTAATGCAATGCAGCGTTCTGGTTCCGGATCTGGGCGCACTTGGGTAGCGGGTTCGGGGAAGATTTCCTGGCAAATCTCGCGGGTAAAACTCATGCGGGATGCACCGCCAGTCATTAACACCACTTTCGGTACGATGCCTTGTTTGTCGAGTCTTTCTTTGGCTTCTAAAACTGCCGCCCGAAAAGATGCTTTCCAACTTTTATCCGATAGTTCCGATAAAGGATGATTTAAGATTTCATCCATCATTTCTTTATTTACTTTGGGAATAAAGTAAATTTGTTCGTTGATCGATTCAAAGCCACGGGCAAATGTAGCAGAATTGCTATATACTTTTTCGTTAGAAAAGTAATCTTCTTTGGCTTTTCGACAAGCAAGTTCGCAACGTGCTTGATGATGGGGATAATCATCAAACACCATTTCTAATAATTCTCGGTCTTCGTGATTGGCAACAGTGCGGGCAAAAATGGCTTTATCGATTAAGGAAGCGCCCAAAGCGTTGCTGCCAAAATCGATCGGAACTTCTGATAAACTTTTAACTAAGGTAAAGTCGGTAGTGGATGAACCAATATCAACAATTAGGACGGAAGAAAGTAGTTTTTCATATTCTAATTTACCGGCTTCTTTGGCTTGCATAAAAGCTGCCCGTGACTCTGGAATCACGGTAATCAAAGGTATGCCAGATTCTTGGAGTAATTTTTGATATGCTTCTCTTTCTTCGATTGCCCACCCAGAAGGACAACCAACATAAAAATAGCTGTTTTCTCCCGCTTCAATTTGTTTGGTTTCTTTGAGAATGCGATAGTAAGTTTCTAAAAAAGCTGAGATGGTTTCTCGATAATTTGGATCGTTGGTTGGTTTTTGTTTGAAGGTGATTTTTAGTTTGGTAACGCCAGCTTGAATTAATGCTTGTTCTCCTACTAAATAACCGAGATCGGGATGCCAACCTAAGGCGGTGATTTGAATTTTTTTATGATTGATTTCCAGCATTTCCGGTGGTTCGATGCTTTCTACGATCGCTTTGGCAACGGCGGTTTCCCCGTGTCCTAAATCAAATCCAATTGTTTCTAGAATTTCCATTACTTTATTTGCTGGGAAAATATTTTTTGTTGAGGTTTAAGTTTGTTTATTTTTAACCGCAGATGAATGCAGATTAACGCAGATGAAGATTGATTTTGATGTCCGATCGATGTTATTCCCCCTTTTGGGAGTAAGCGGGTTCAACTACTCTGCCTCGTCTGAGGAGGCGATCGCCTTTTAGCAAAGCGGGGACGATCGTGACGTGTTCTTTGGCGTTGCGATCGATACTTGGTTCAAAGTCGAAATATTCTCGATGATTGCGTTCCTCGTTCGGTTGATAAATTAAGGCGCGAATACCTTGTTCCATTAATACTTGTGGCAAAAGTCTGGCTAATTCCAATGCCATTTGGGGTTTTTCCAAAACTGACGCACCCCACAATCTTTGAATCAAACTCAACAATTCTGGTAATTCTTCGATTCCCGCCGCATCAAGGGGTTTGTTGGTATCTGAAATGCGGGGAACTGCTAAATCAATGGTGTTTAAAGCATCAGCTAGGTTATCTAAAAATAGGGTGCTATCAACTTTTAAAATTGGTGGAGGTGCTGGGGGAAGTAAAGGAGGATTAGCATTATTTCCAGATTTAGTTTTATCTAGTTGCAGTACTACTTCTAATCCTAGCAAAATAGATGTGAGCAAGATTGCCATCCACGCACCTGGGGCGATGCGAGAGATGGAAAATAAGGAACTTAAAATGCCAACGGAGATCAGTCCTTGTAGGGATTTAAGGATTAATTTATTAGGAGAAACTTTGGTAATTGGGTTAAAGTTTTCTTTTTCATCGGGAAGCGGAACTAGCATTGGCGTAGCTGCCAAAAGAGTGGCGATCGACTGTCTGAGAGTGTCGAGGAAAAAAGACGCCAAACGTACTTGCGCGACATTTAATTCGCTAATGTAATTTTTCTCTAAACGATCGAGTCGATTCTGCACCAACTTAACTACTTGTTCGATGGCGGTTGCTTTGTCGATCTCTGCCTGAAGAGAGGCGCGTTCTTGATTAAAAAGAGATAATAGGGTTTTCATCGCCCTCACTATGACTGTAAATGCAAGTTATTTCAGTAAAGTATAAAAGTGAAGCGAGGAGAGCAAATTTAATCTAAATTTAGTTTTGTCAACCGCGATCGCTTCCTCACCAACCCTCTTCTATCATTGCACATTTTCTCACCGATTGCTTAGTTATTAGCCAACTCACATCGCAAATTACCAATCAGATCATCTCCGTTAGATTCCTTAAAACATCCCTCTCTTATCTGCGTTTATCTGCGTTCATCTGTTTTTATCTGCGGTAAAAATTTTACCTGCAATTCCCACAGATCATTCCCGAAATCACTCTTACCATTATGACAAACGATCGTATTAACTCCTTCGATAGTTAGAGGTAGATAGGGTATGAAATTTGCCAAATTAGGTAATAGGGGATAAAGTTCGATCGATAAAGTGAAATGGATATTTTCTTGGGAATTTGCATAGGAATTAGTTTAAGTGCTGCCTGTGGTTTGCGGGTATTTGTACCGCCTTTGGTAATGAGTATTGCCGCACTTTCCGGACATTTAACATTATCGCCGGGGTTTGAGTGGATCGGTAGTTATGAGGCGCTGACGGCATTTGCGATCGCAACTGGCATCGAAGTATTGGGATACTACATTCCTTGGGTGGATCATCTATTAGATATGCTAGCTACACCAATTGCGATCGCAACTGGTACTACCATCACTGCCGCTTTCTTTTCCCATAGCGATCCCTTACTTCAGTGGACTGTAGCGGTAATTGCAGGCGGCGGTTCTGCTGGCATCGTGGAAGGTTTAACTAATATCACGCGACTGATTTCTACTGGCACAACTGGGGGAATTGCCAATCCAGTTTTAGCAACAATTGAATTAGTAAGTTCGATTATTTTATCAATTTTGGGCATAATTGTACCGATATTTACAGTTGTTTTGGTGGCGGTTTTGTTGGGGTTTGGAGTAACGAGGTTTTGGGTGTTGCGGGGGAGAGGGAGTGCTTCTGCGATCGCGCCGACAGAGTAAAATTTGTCGCTATAAGAACGAAGTCGCGCAGACTTTTGAAACCGTATAGTCACGGGCAAAAGTAATGGCAATTTAATTATGCCGTAATTTCACATCTCAGAAACCCGGTTTCTTAAAGAAACCGGGTTTCTCTTCAAACATAACCGATACTCTAAATCTGATATACTAAAAGTAATTAGATATTTAAATAAGGTTATGGACTCCCCTACAATTGCTTTACCTCCTACCCTCAAATTGAAAATCGATTTAACTGACGAACAGTATTTCCAAATGTGTCAAAACAACCGCGATTTAAAATTTGAGCGCACAGCCAAAGGAGTATTACTAATTATGCCACCCACCGGAGGAGAAACTGGCAACCGGAATGCCGATTTAACTTTTCAAGTTCAAGGCTGGAGTCGTCAGAATAATCTAGGTAAAGCCTTCGATTCTAATACTGGGTTTAAACTTCCCAATGGAGCCGATCGATCTCCCGATGCTTCTTGGGTAAAAATCGCTCGATGGAATGCTTTAACTCCCGAACAACGAGAAAAATTTATTCCTCTTTGTCCTGATTTTGTAGTCGAGTTACGCTCTCCTAGCGATAGTCTAACAGAATTGCGAGAAAAGATGCAAGAATATATCGAAAATGGTGCGAAATTGGGTTGGTTAATCGATCGAAAAAATCAGCGCGTAGAAATTTATCGCCCAAATCAAGAAGTAGAAATAATCGAAAATCCTGTTACTCTTTCTGGTGAAGATGTGTTACCTGGTTTTGTTTTGGATCTCAATCCAATTATGTTGTAATTTCGGGCAGTATAACATCAGTTTATTAATTACTTTTAGATGTAAAATGCTGAGGCTTTGCATTAATTAACAAGAATTCTGAGCGTAGTCGAGCGCTACTTCTACATCTCGCTCAGTGATGTAATTAGTTCCGCTATTGGATGAGGGAGAAGGTTGTGCAATGGATGAGTTTGTATTATTTTTTTTCCATAAAATCGGATTCCAAATTCTTGCTCTTATTTGTCACACTTTAGAGAGCGATCGCTCTCTAATTTGCTTAATTTTGAATACTAACTATTGATTTGACGAATGGGAATCTCAATTAAAAACTTCGTTCCTTTTCCTAATTCCGAAAAACATTCTAATTTTCCTCCATGTTTATCTACCACAATTTGATAGCTGACATATAATCCCAATCCCGTGCCTTTACCAACTTCTTTAGTAGTAAAAAATGGTTCGTAAATTTTATTCATAACCTCTTGATTCATGCCAATTCCGTTATCTTGAATTTGAATTAAAATTCTGCTGATACTATCTGCGGTTTTGTTAATGATTGGTTCGGTTGAAATGACAATTTCCGGAATATCGGTGCTAACTGAATTTTCGGATGCAGAAAGCTGTCTCTTCTCTTCTAAAGTATTGTTCGCGAAACGCGATTCCAAAGAGTCGATCGCATTATTTAAAATATTCATAAATACCTGATTTAGTTGCCCAGCATAACATTCTATTTTAGGCAAATTACTATAATTTTTTACTACTTTAATCCCCGCTAAAAAGGGGGTTTCTTTTAAGCGAGGCAACAACATCATCAACGTGCTATCAATTCCTTGATGGATATCGACAAATTTCATATCTGATTCATCAAGCCTGGAAAAGTTTCGCAGCGATAGCACGATGTTTTGAATGCGTTCAGTACCTACTTTCATTGATGTGAAGATTTTGGGTAAATCTTCTTGGATGAAACTCAGATCGATGTCGTCGATAAAGTCTTCGATTTCTTTTGTAAGCTCGGGATAACTTTGATGGTAAAGTTGCAATAATTTGAATATTTTTTGAATGTAATCTTCCACATGATTGAGATTACCGGAAATGAAATTAACCGGATTGTTAATTTCGTGAGCAACACCAGCCACCAGTTGTCCGAGAGAAGACATTTTTTCAGCTTGCACCAGTTGAGCTTGGGTTAATTGTAACTGATTCATGGCGGTTTCTAACTCTTCAGTACGTCGAATCGACATCCAAAGGTAATTCACCACCATCATAGTAAAAAGTAGTCCGATCGCAAAAGTTACTCCAGTTTCCCAACCCGTTCCAGCAAATGCTTTGGTAGGGCGAACTAACAATAACCATTTTCGGTCTGCTACCGTTAATACACGAGTACAATTAGCTTCATTTTTACATAAAAAACTAATGCTGTTTTTATCGGTTTCTGGCTGGATGTTATCTTCTATTAATTCCCGATTGTTAGCATTATAAAAAATGATGTATTCACTTTCGATTTCAGCATCTCTATCCAATAAATAAAAATTTAT
It encodes the following:
- a CDS encoding DUF4126 domain-containing protein, with the protein product MDIFLGICIGISLSAACGLRVFVPPLVMSIAALSGHLTLSPGFEWIGSYEALTAFAIATGIEVLGYYIPWVDHLLDMLATPIAIATGTTITAAFFSHSDPLLQWTVAVIAGGGSAGIVEGLTNITRLISTGTTGGIANPVLATIELVSSIILSILGIIVPIFTVVLVAVLLGFGVTRFWVLRGRGSASAIAPTE
- a CDS encoding Uma2 family endonuclease, producing MDSPTIALPPTLKLKIDLTDEQYFQMCQNNRDLKFERTAKGVLLIMPPTGGETGNRNADLTFQVQGWSRQNNLGKAFDSNTGFKLPNGADRSPDASWVKIARWNALTPEQREKFIPLCPDFVVELRSPSDSLTELREKMQEYIENGAKLGWLIDRKNQRVEIYRPNQEVEIIENPVTLSGEDVLPGFVLDLNPIML
- a CDS encoding CHASE domain-containing protein, which codes for MGRWKNKQLLVLREKNWYLTRRYLPVWLSLGVGVGLSIGAAVMVWKWQLANTQALLARRTDNIALALQQNIDEYTQTTRALAAFYHASNPIKPEDFHKFSQPFLERYPGIYGMAWAKRVLHEERTAYESNMQAFGFPDFRIKERKANGSLAIAKVRQEYFPITYGEPPDIYKPVLGSDLGTNLKTPTAIAKARETGKMVATEKLSLLLIKKAGFGLFWPVFYANPKQESQRSFAGIVYTVYRISNMVKESLEGLNLEEINFYLLDRDAEIESEYIIFYNANNRELIEDNIQPETDKNSISFLCKNEANCTRVLTVADRKWLLLVRPTKAFAGTGWETGVTFAIGLLFTMMVVNYLWMSIRRTEELETAMNQLQLTQAQLVQAEKMSSLGQLVAGVAHEINNPVNFISGNLNHVEDYIQKIFKLLQLYHQSYPELTKEIEDFIDDIDLSFIQEDLPKIFTSMKVGTERIQNIVLSLRNFSRLDESDMKFVDIHQGIDSTLMMLLPRLKETPFLAGIKVVKNYSNLPKIECYAGQLNQVFMNILNNAIDSLESRFANNTLEEKRQLSASENSVSTDIPEIVISTEPIINKTADSISRILIQIQDNGIGMNQEVMNKIYEPFFTTKEVGKGTGLGLYVSYQIVVDKHGGKLECFSELGKGTKFLIEIPIRQINS